The genomic stretch GCCGCGGTTCTCGGCGCAGAAGAGGTACGCGCGGCCCGCCTCGAAGTTCGGCGCCGCCGGCTCCTCGGCCGCGAACTTGATCCCCGACTCCGGATCCCACATCACGATCGCGGCGAGGCCGGCGCCGCCGGCGCGCGGATCGACGTCCCGTTCGTGGAAGCGGCTCCGCCAGTACTCGGCGAAGCCGAGGACGTCGCGCAGCCAAGTGACGAACGGCTCGATCGTGAGGAAGCTCGACGCGACGTGGTCCACGACCTGGATGCCGAAGCGGTTCGCCGCGGCGCCGGGCTCGCGCGGCGCGAACCCCGGCGGCAGCGCCCCTGCGGCGCGTTCGACGAAGCGGAAGCGGACCTCGCCGAGCGGCGCGGCGATCTCGAACCAGCGGTAGGGGCGACCCTCGAGGTCCCGCTCGTCCGCGGTCTCGGCGACGAGCGTCGCGCCGCGGCGCTCGAGCGCCGCGCGGGCGGCGGCCGCGTCGCGCACGCGCAGCGCGATCGTCGCCGCGCCGTCGGGGCGCCGCGCCAGCCAGCGCGCGGCGCGCGCGCCGCGCTCGCTCGGCGAGGCGACGGAGAAGACCGCCTTGCCGGCGCGGAAGAGCGCCGCCTGCTCGCCGCGGCGCGCGGCGACGCGCGGCTCGAGCCGCGCGATTTCCGGCACGTCCATCGTCGCCGCGTAGAAGCGGCGCGCGCGCTCGAAGTCCGCGGCGAGGAACTCGCAGCCGTCCCAGCCCATGATCCCGATCGTCGCGGTCGCCTGCTGCTCGTGGTCGGGCATCGCGTTCCTCCGCGGAACCGTC from bacterium encodes the following:
- a CDS encoding 4-hydroxyphenylpyruvate dioxygenase gives rise to the protein MPDHEQQATATIGIMGWDGCEFLAADFERARRFYAATMDVPEIARLEPRVAARRGEQAALFRAGKAVFSVASPSERGARAARWLARRPDGAATIALRVRDAAAARAALERRGATLVAETADERDLEGRPYRWFEIAAPLGEVRFRFVERAAGALPPGFAPREPGAAANRFGIQVVDHVASSFLTIEPFVTWLRDVLGFAEYWRSRFHERDVDPRAGGAGLAAIVMWDPESGIKFAAEEPAAPNFEAGRAYLFCAENRGPGVQHVAFHVPAIVPAVAGLRAAGARFLDAPASYYELLPERLAAHDVPRLEERIDDLRRLGILADGEDERYLLQAFMVDGAGLFDDPQAGPFFHEIIQRRGARGFGEGNFRAIFEALARDRRRRAERDEGEGR